The window TCTGTGGCCAGGTCACACACTGTGATCCTCAGTGCAAATATTATGCTGTGGTTTGTGTCAAGCCAGAGTGAAGAGGAACCAGCTCCCCAGTACAGTGTGTATGGCGGGGGTCAGTCAAATTTTCAGGGCAGATTACAGAGAGCCTCCCACACTCAGTATCTCACATCTGTCATTTATTAATCAGACTTTTAGTATTTTTGTCACGCTCTATTTTATGTctgagtttatttttgttttttttaacaaagaatACACTTCTTTAAGACCAATCAAGTCTTTGCATCAGTCGTAGTGGTGTGTTCACTGATAGCCAATCATTTAGAGGTGTTTAAATGGGAATATGGAGGGTGTTACGCCCCTCCATGGCCAGCACTATGAGGTTAACAAAACTCCATCACTGACCTAGATACAACACACGTAAcacaatgttaaaatgaaaaccaCAAGAGTTCTTTcaagaaactaaaaataaataaatcaacgTAACATTTTaagctgagcagcagcaagaCCAGCAGTCCCCACTCCATCCAGAGTCCCCTTGCTTCTTTGGAGCTTTTAAGTACTTCCTTCCCAGGTGCCCCTCGTTGTGCACCTCGTTCCAGCAACACAGCACACCTGGGTATAGAAAGGGGAAAAGGGACAAACGCAGATGGACCTAAACAACCTAAACGAAGACACCTCATATTCGTGCGATAGATcctgaaaaatataaagaaagaatTCCTGATTGCAGATTGGATCAACAAAACCACTCAgattgaaatttaaaaaatgaaatggttgCTGGCATTCATCCTCGCCCTCCATTCTGCATGTATTAATCCACATAAATCCCAATGAGTTTGATTGTAAGAAattgttttgaataaataaaactttatgcaataaacaaacaactttaGACCTACACATCTCTTACTGTGCATATCAGCATTCAAACATGTTGAACAAAGTTTAAGAAGCCCAACCCAACTCATTAAACaatgttaaatgttgaatatatgTATTAGTATTGCAGTTAATAGCATAACTTTCAACCTTCCGTAAAGTAGGCTAAAGGAGGGATAGACTGGCACTATAATtaatcatttctaaaaaaaattaATCCTGGATAAGTGCTCATTGGTTTTAACAGGACAATGCCGGCCCTAATTCAGTACTGATTAATTCTAGAAGGAAATCCATACTACCAAATCAACTCTACTGTGTTTGTGCTGCCTTTCAGGTAACCACTGACCTCCGACACCGCTGCACTGACGCTCATACCGGCACTTCTGTCTCCGCTCCCATTGTGGCTGGAGTCATTGCTCTTGCCCTGGAGGCCAAGTCAGTTTCTCATTACTCTGctctcctcttctgcttctGTCTTCtatcttttttatgtctttgaaGGCATTCTGCTACCAACTTAACTGTGTCTAGAGACTCTTATAAATtagttccatttttttttttggcagaatGTTTCTGTAATTTCTTGCTGAACTTTCAGGGCTTTTTAAAACAGCTGGAATCAGCTTTGTGGCACAGAGGAATAACACATTTCAGGCTCTGGATACTCACACAACACATGTTGGTAGGAATACAGTATGATACATTCATTGTTGGTTCTGGCCTTTTCATGGGATTAGCTAACAATAAGAACAACGTAGAATCCCCCACTCTAATCCTTTTAGATTAGTTAACAATAAATGGTATCTTGCCTCTTCCCTTATCTCTTTTTCCACATGTGTGAATGTACTGGAGCCGAAAGGCTGAGGATTCAATCTGCTAAAGACATGGCACATTCCTTCGAAACCTGGTTGAACTACAGAAAGTGAATCAACCTGAGGTGAactgtgtgtttggtttctgcagcctTTTGCTTACATGGAGGGATGTGCAACATCTTCTGGTGAAGACGTCCAGACCAGTCCACCTGAAAGCTGACGACTGGAAGGTCAACGCTGCAGGACTTATAGGTACACGGCATTATACAACAGTATAGCCTTAGATAATTCTAGAAGTATTATCCTTCTTTatgctgtgtttctcttttgtcaCAGTGAGCCACCTGTATGGTTTTGGCCTGGTGGATGCAGAGGCTATGGTAGTGGAGGCTTCCAAGTGGAGGACTGTTCCTCCTCAGCACACCTGCAGTCGGGTTCCTGAGCGGCGCACCAGGTGAGGGAAACAGCAGCGAGTGCAGAGGTGGCTTAAGGTTTAGCTTGACCTCCATACCTGTATCCTACAGCTCCCTGATCTCTAAAAAGTGGAAATGAATCCATGGTGCATTCATCACAGACTGAATTTGGATGGTTTGAGACTAATTTTAAGTCAGATGTTGAAATTAGGTAAATGTATCGATCTTTTCAACACCGACACAATTCTTACTCCTCCCATTTAATTATGTCAATAATCATTTTGGGGAAACTAAACCCACTGTCTGATAATTGTAATACAGTCAGCCAGGGTCTATCAGGGTATATCTTctcacaaattaaaaataagcTCTGGTTATATCTACTCATCATTCTGATTCCTTATCAGGTCAACCACCAATCGATCGGTGTGTGGGTGTAAGATCACAAACGTTGCATCATTTTagttcacaaacacaaatcatttgtgtttgtggtcAAGAAACTTATGAATAGTTGCTAGTTAACGATAGTTCAACCATGTGTTCAACCTAACTTTATAACAAATAtgcctttatttattgtaaatagtGACAATGCCAATGTTAGACAAGTCGTAGGGATATATTTAGGTTTAAATAGCTTGTAAATGATACATATATCTACAATGCACAATCCCAATCTGAATTGAGGAttagaaaatgttcaaaaacacatgTCAGAGAAATTGCTtttggctgctgtgtgtgtgtttgtgtttatgtgtgcataGTTGTGCAAATGACAGGATGGATGACAGATGTTTTGGCCTTGATATTACCCTTCTCTTGTTACAAGAAAAACCATGTGCATATCTTACTCAAGAGCCCAGAAAATAGATCTGAAGActtaaattgaaaacacaattctttttttataaatctttacaatacaataataaccAAACCCGTAATTCAACACACATGAATTGCTGACTGTTGGCTTGTGGTGTAAAATGTCTTTGATTGGGcgttagaataaaaaggagctTTATAGTTGTAAGTGTTTTTACTGTTATTAGCTTATGCTGAAGTTAGAACATTCCAAATCAAGAAGATAGTCTAAAAGTGATCATGTTTTTGATTAAGATATAAATGCTTATGCTTACGGCTGTCCTAGACACATCCATGCTGGCCAGCATCTCAACAGCAGCATAACCACCTCTGGATGTTCAGGAGATCCGGACCAGCACGTGGGTTACCTGGAACACGTGGTGGTCAAGGTCCTGATTGTACACCCACGCCGAGGAGATCTGGAGATCAACCTCATCTCTCCGTCTGGGACCAGATCACAGCTGCTGGCCAGGAGGTGAgatcttttttctttatacagaaaagaaaatgtgaaatgtttatCAGTTGCACCAGGAACTCTCTGAGCTTTAACTCTGAGAGAGTGATTTAAACCACAGTAAATACTAACACAGGGTTTCCACCTCTCACTTTCTTGTTATCCTGTGTCCTTCTATCAGGAAGCTGCCAGTTACATCCTGTGCTATTGGATGTCATATTCTGAATGCGTTAATTGTGGTATGAGCAGATAAATAATCAAGTTTAAATTGGGTATGTACAGTAAGTGTTGCCAAAGCTCTAAACTGGCCAGCAATGTCATCATGTGTAAATGGTACAGTGTAAATAACTCTGAAGGGGTAATTTAACACATGATCTTTACCTAACCTTTCCCACTGTGATGTTCACAGGTCTTTTGACCGTTCCAATGAGGGCTTCAGGAACTGGGAGTTCATGACAGTTCATTTCTGGGGTGAGAGGGCAGAGGGCACTTGGACTCTAGAGATTGTTGACTCACCATCAAAGCTACGCAACCCTGAGGTGCTGGGTAAGGTCCACCAGGACATGCACACTCAGGcattacatttacaattaaaGTGGAAGCAGATGACCTCTTACAAAgtaacctaaaaaaaaaagctatattataatttgtattgtTACTTTGCACAGGCAACCTAAAAGAGTGGACTCTGATCCTGTATGGCACATCTCAGAACCATTCCCAGCCCCACGGTGCTCAGCACTCACAATCAAGGATGTCAGAGAACCCAGCTACAGCGGAGATCTTTGAGGAGCCCGAGCTGGAAGAGGAAGACGAGTACGTTGGTAAGAGAATCAAAGAACAACTTTCTATCTAAACTAAAATACCATTGTTACGTGCCAAGGCAAACAAGGGGAAGAACAAATCAGTTACTCACTGTCTTTGTTTCAAAATCCCGGACAAGCTCCTATATGTTACGTTCCCTATTGATCTCTGGGAAAAGGTGAGtaacaaaacattaattaacccggagacaaaaagaaagacaggaaactgatttgtaaaaaacaaaagatgcCATTTTCATAACGCTTAAATAAAAGGGCTTGCCagtcaaaccaaaaacaaactaaagatagctttctttaaaacagaaagTGCCACTGGTACAACTAgattgaacaaaaaacaaatcctaaacacatcaaaaacagaaacacacacataagcttTTTGAACTGGCAATGATGATATTGAggatgatgatggtgttggTTAAAATTAATTTGGTGTTTTAGGACTTTGCCACACTGAGTGTGGAGACCAGGGCTGTGATGGACCCGACAGTGATCACTGCCTGAACTGTGTACACTTCAGCTCCGGCAGCTTGAAAAGTGGCAGGTAAGAGTTAAAAGAATGAAGTATCCAAAACTTTAAATTTGCAAATGACCTGCCCAGCTCCATATAAAGGACAGACAGAGCTGTAAGGAGATTGTAAGGTGGTCAGGTAGCTGGCCagtaacacaatttaaaatgtatatatttctgcTGGATAGACATGCGTTTGCTAGCACGTTTGCCATAAGAGCTTaaaagtatatacagtatactgtttCTTTAAGCGTATGTGAACACTACTGCCATCAATGCAATAGTTGCAGGGTTATATTCAGGGAGTTTTCTGGGGTAGAACCATGGATGTGTAAAGAGAACTGGAGACAGTGTTGGAGGTGGGGCCCTGTTTACGCCAATGAAAATTCCTCAATGACGCATGAAACCGAAATGGGAACAAAAATACCCGATCATCTGGGGTTATGGGCCCTTGGAGCATGCACAATTGAGTTTTCCTTAAGCCTCGCCTCCAAacccaatgtaagtcaatggaaaaaagTAGTGTTGTGCTTTCAGATGTCACACCAATGACACACAAGTAACCACAAGGTAAATTTGCATCAATGGCAGCTCACTTCCTCTGGGCTTGGGTACAACAGGCCACCACTGGAATCAGATTGTCCAGATCCACCCATACAAGCCCTTCCATATTAACTGCAAACTATCTCTCATTGTGATACCTCTATGTGTAGAACCTGTGTGAGCCACTGTCCTCTGGGACACTATGAGGACGTACCGTCCCGTCGCTGTAGACGCTGCTTCAAAGGCTGTGAGGGGTGTGAGGGTCGATCAGCCAGCAGTTGTCTGTCCTGCAGGAGAGGCTTTTACCTCAACACACTCAACTCCAGCTGCATCCATATCTGCCCGACAGGGTACTTTGCCGATGAGAGTATGTCAACACATCCTTTTAATAAATATCTGATATGTAGAAGTGATGTCGGTCAGGGGTTTGAAACATTTAAGCTTCCTGGTTGGTTCTTATATATCCTCAGTCTTATGTCAATAAAAGTGTTTTGGGTGAGGGTGGTCATTGAGTTACAAACATTGGTCTCATAGTATCACACATGTTAGATTTGCTTTTATCTCCCCTACCTAAAAAACGCTTCATATTAGTAAGCTAGTTGTAATAGTCAacttatattttaaacacagttATCAATAAAAAGCTTCAGGAGCTACTGTGGTTCTTAAACCAGGCAAAGAAAGGGGCTTATAATGAAAGTTAGTCCTAAACTTCCCACCCActttaaaagcaaagacagaCTTTCACTAGCATCTCAAAGGAAATTTAATCAACAGAAATCTTGCAAatctcaaacacaaaatatatctGCAGTAATGTTCTTTTTGAGGTTCTCATGCAATGTCCTATTCAAAGCGCAGTCTTCTTAAAACACCTGAATAATCCAAGAAAAAATAAGTCAAACgtctttcaacaaaaaaaatatataatccaAGGGGAACAAGGCCttgcaaaaagaagaaaaatatcccAAAAGAAATTGACTAAATTGAATGCTCAAGCTGGGCTTTTGCTGCTCCGTCCTCTCTGGTCCTCAGACTCCTTTGGTTTAACTATTCCTTCAGCAGCCTGAGGTAAGACCTTCACCTAGAGCTAAAGACTTCAAATCTACACAATTCCCTTCAGCAACCTGCCAGGCTtcttctccctcctttcctACCAAACAAAAAGATTCCTAAACAAACAATTCCCTTTGTTCCCCAAGGCCCCGCCCCCTTTCCTCCCCTAAATTCAACTGCACACATGATAAGTGCCTTAGGGTCACACtccataaaacaaacagatgcaaTTATACCCTTATTGGCTATGTCACATACAGTAGTTATTCCAGTTAGTGCTATCAGAGTCTTATTCCCAAGATATCAAAAATCTACGTTTCGTCCCATCCCTCTGCGTCTAACACTGGTGCACAAGGCACCTTTTAATGGAATGGGTCAAAACAATCCCAGAACTGTTAGCCCAGCGTTCACTGATTGTGTCCCAATGTGAAACCAAAATGCAGAGTGgagtaaatgaaatgtatgcTATCAAACTTATTTTAAGAcctacaattattatttttactgaaCCTAAACTCTGTTCATTAGATGTACACAGTTATACACAGTGACCCTAGTGGAATGTCAGAGTTTGAGGTGCAGGCTACTTCTTTTCCAGCCCCTTAGAAAGTAGTCCTGAAAATGTATATGAGTGTTGGGAAGGAGACTAAGAAATGATGACCTTACAATAAAATTACATGGTTTGGTTAAAATTCACTAGGTGGGAATTATGGGGAGTAATAAGACACAGACACCCCACCAAATACAAGGTGGTTACAGAATGAATGACATAAAACAGTCAGTTATAGTGAACATTATTCTATGATAACGTCTCCTGGTGTCCTAGTAGTAAATGGTCTAAAGTCTGCTACTGGATTCCTGATTCAGAAGTGGCTCATATGAACTGTTGAGAAAGTCATcgtaattgtattattttcacCACTATATTGATGCTTGAGCATGCTGTCTATGCCAGATCAGAGACAGTGTCTGAAGTGCCATGACACCTGTATGCAATGCCTGAGATATGCAGACAGGTGCACTGCCTGCAGCGAGGGCTACAGGTATGTAGATACAGGCTGTCtgccatttacattttgttcttgaACAAAGTATCGAATGTAATCGATTCGTGTTTATAGTCTGGCAGGAATGACTTGTGTTCCTAAATGCACCAATGGGACTTTTTTCAACGTGGAAGAGATGACCTGCAGCACATGCCATTCCTCTTGTAAGACTTGTACAGGTCAGTGTATGGTATGAGCAATTTCTTCAGTGCCATCAAAgaaacagcagaaataaaacctCTGAGTACTGAGGGAACTGCTAACGCGAAAACCTGAGCTTAACCTAGAAGGGCTAGCAGACATATTTGAAAAGATTAAGGTGAGAAAGATGCAGTCACAACATATTATTGaaggccgacccggaagttagcatggCAAGATCTCTCTCTCGAAAAAACTATGGGATTCTTTCTATTGGATTTTAGAATATTGCaggaaataagatctgtggcaaacacatgcTTATGGTATTTACATCTGTTGTTTAGAGGAAAAATccccacatattaacaccacttatGTGTTTGGAAGCGTAAATACAATCTGCATAAGTGAAAGCTAATGCTAGGCTATAAATAACGGGCACATGGCTGTGTGTCACCACTtttaagctaaaggcggctaatgttgttAGCAACAGACATTTTTGAAACACATAAACGTTTCTGACACCATTAGACCACCAGTGGACGTATTAACttacatatttaatgtattagaACAAACGTGAAAATCTCTTTAGGTTGTGTTAACCCAGAACTCATTCCTAGCATCTaaccaaaaaacatttgactttgagataagggaacaggaagtggcaAAATGTTAACAAATTATTCGGGATTATGGCCTCACCACTCTATAGatgtgaatacatttgaatcatGTCTTTCCTAAAGCACTTTGTGACATTAAGACATgaagtgtaatgtgtgtgtttcccaggTCCAGGTACGAGGGAGTGTATCCAGTGTGCTGAGGgcttcctgcagcagcagtggAGGTGTGTGCAGAGCTGTAGTCCTGAATACTACCCCGGAGAGGCAGCAGAAGTCCCTCACAAGATGTGCCACAGGTGGGGGATTCTCAGTcctacaaatacatatttttgtaacACCGTTGATCACCATTTTACAGCTAGAATACTTAAGTTTGTTTAGGATTTGATAATTTAAGTTCTGCCATACTGGCCCTCTATGGATTTTTCTCCCCAGGTGTGAGGAAAACTGTCTGAGCTGCAGTGGCCCTGGAACAATGTGCACCAAATGCAAAGAGGGGTACAGTCTGGTCAGAAGGACCTGCGTTGTGAATGCTTCCTGTAATAATGGTGAGTACCAAATGATATGGTGGGGCCAGCTAACTTCTAGGTCTGCCCTCTGATAATGTGTATAGGGATAAAATAATTGGCACCCTGGAGTGTGATTTACAAACACTTGAATATCATAGACGTGCCTATGGGAGCAAGTTGGGGTACAGTATCTTATCTCcacacttcaacatgttgactgcagggatGGCGGATCGAAGCGCTGACCCTCGGATGATGAATATTTTTCAGCTAATGTTACTACTGGCAATAATACACttcattttttctcttgttgtCAAAAGATCTCTGATTATATTTTCTTCACATAACAGATATAAGCAAAGGAAAAGATGCATCGACACTAGAAacagtaaatgtattatatatggctatatatatttaatgtaattctCTGCTTTTTTGTCAGCTGACGAGGTGTTCTGTGAAATGGTCCGGTCCAACCGTCTCTGTGAGAAGAAGCTGTACCGTCAGTTCTGCTGCCGCACCTGTCTGATGAACGGATGAGGAGCATACATTCTCCTCCATCACTCTAAACCAGTTTTGTCCTACAATCATTCATAAAGAACTAAAACTATTTCTACAGTGTGGTTAACTTTTATACAAAAATGGATTTTGCAATTTGGATGAAGCTTTCAGTTGTAGAATATGTAGAAATATTCTGTACTAGAAATGAATTGTATTTAACATGTACAAACTGCATTATAACGAATGTGCTTGTTGCGGTATAAAGTTCAAACTGATACTTTGATCAAATTAGTCTTACTCTCGATAACATCTCATACTCTGTAATGAGCTTGATATATTTACCTTCACTGGTTTCAACCACTTTTGATTTATAGATAATATCTACAGCtcagttaaaatgtaaatattacagCACACTGAGGTCTTTAAAGCCATACATgtttatgctgtttttttatgtctgaTTTTTGCACCACggaatatttaaatatatttcagctGATATGAACTGGCAGCCCCCAGCGTTGGAGTTGTGTTCGCTCTGGCTTCAGCAGAAAGAGAACGCAGCTGTTTTTCATAAAAATTACATCATGGTGCAATCATGATCAATAtgagttaataaaataaatcaaatgtagaaataaaatacattcttGAGGATGAGGAAAGCCTGCAGTCTGTCCCACATGTTGCAGCCTTCACAGAGACATGTGTTCTGAAGTGTTagagaaacacagcagctgcagaccgGGGGGTTTACATTCTTCAGATGAAGCAACTGGAATATGTTCTGTTTATCTGGAGACAGACTCATCTCAGACCCAGAGCTAACTGTATGCTGTGTGCTGATAATGATATAGATACTCTCTATGTGGGGGTTCTGTTCGTACCAGGTCCAAGTCCTGTTATGTTGGACTGCTCAGCTCCTAGCAGGCATGTAAACAAGGACAAGTGATGCTaataacattaaattaaagttgacatattctgctcattttcaggttcatatttgtaatttgtgtctctactgcAACATGTCTCCATAATTTAAtattcagaaagctctttatttttctcatactgcctgtgctgcagcccctcttttcaccctccgtctgaaaccagagcccagtctgctctaatttgttagctgttgtgattgggcaaccgCTTAAGAGttgtcctgccccttagcctactCATCATAGCAAAtagatagtgatgtcaatatgttacagacgtttcaggcggggggggtttagcctttgcagagaGCGAAGAGCAGATCAGGAACAGATAAGTAACACCCAAGCAGAGGCAGCGCCAGGGGCAAAGAAGCAACAGataactaaataataattatcaagTTAACTTTTCTGTTCAGACAAATCttaatttacatatttcaaaCAAACTTGCAGATAGAATTAAAGCCTCTCCTTATTTTTCCTgtttaacaaaataatttctCTAATTCATAATTTCACTCTCTAGCATAGCAATCATCAAGGTAGAAATGAAAGAGCACTGTGTCTTAAGACTCTACCCACATTGTATGATAATGTACAGAACACAAGTATTTATGTAATACCTACACACCGCTGCCCTCTGCAGATGGTTGCAGCATAACACATCCAGCACATTTTAGCTATTCAAATTCTGATTTGAATAGCCAGTGATAAACAGATACTGGTGGTTTATCAGAGACAAATACAATGACTGCAGTGAAGGGTAACATGAATATTACTTTTCTGGCCCAACATCTAAGAggacatttaacattttagaaatagGACTGTTTTAAAGTTCAAACAGTGGACAAGACACATACATACAATTTATagtaaatcaaatgaaaagaataTGACATTAGTGAAGAGGGATCTGACAAATGAGTGTGGC of the Eleginops maclovinus isolate JMC-PN-2008 ecotype Puerto Natales chromosome 4, JC_Emac_rtc_rv5, whole genome shotgun sequence genome contains:
- the LOC134863272 gene encoding proprotein convertase subtilisin/kexin type 6-like isoform X2 — its product is MTAPLTELKTRLLSLILRMNLFLLLMIVTVESSRSEVYTNHWAVRVSGGQQHADRIAAKYGYINFGQIGSLDDHYHFHHSKVVRRAAYSFKGPHSFIHMDPEVDWAQQQVVKQRVKRFAQSDPSFIHFNDPKWSNMWYIHCGEKNSPCHSEMNIQAAWQRGYTGKNVVVTILDDGIERNHPDLVQNYDHLASYDVNGNDHDPTPRYDSLNENVHGTRCAGEVAAAANNSHCIVGIAYNAHIGGIRMLDGDVTDLVEAKSLGVRPDYIDIYSASWGPKDDGKTVDGPGQLTKQAFEQGIKKGRKGLGSIFVWASGNGGRQRDHCSCDGYTSSIYTISISSTTENGNKPWYLEACSSILATTYSSGEFNERKIVTTDLRHRCTDAHTGTSVSAPIVAGVIALALEANLLLTWRDVQHLLVKTSRPVHLKADDWKVNAAGLIVSHLYGFGLVDAEAMVVEASKWRTVPPQHTCSRVPERRTRHIHAGQHLNSSITTSGCSGDPDQHVGYLEHVVVKVLIVHPRRGDLEINLISPSGTRSQLLARRSFDRSNEGFRNWEFMTVHFWGERAEGTWTLEIVDSPSKLRNPEVLGNLKEWTLILYGTSQNHSQPHGAQHSQSRMSENPATAEIFEEPELEEEDEYVGLCHTECGDQGCDGPDSDHCLNCVHFSSGSLKSGRTCVSHCPLGHYEDVPSRRCRRCFKGCEGCEGRSASSCLSCRRGFYLNTLNSSCIHICPTGYFADENQRQCLKCHDTCMQCLRYADRCTACSEGYSLAGMTCVPKCTNGTFFNVEEMTCSTCHSSCPGTRECIQCAEGFLQQQWRCVQSCSPEYYPGEAAEVPHKMCHRCEENCLSCSGPGTMCTKCKEGYSLVRRTCVVNASCNNADEVFCEMVRSNRLCEKKLYRQFCCRTCLMNG
- the LOC134863272 gene encoding proprotein convertase subtilisin/kexin type 6-like isoform X1, which encodes MTAPLTELKTRLLSLILRMNLFLLLMIVTVESSRSEVYTNHWAVRVSGGQQHADRIAAKYGYINFGQIGSLDDHYHFHHSKVVRRAAYSFKGPHSFIHMDPEVDWAQQQVVKQRVKRFAQSDPSFIHFNDPKWSNMWYIHCGEKNSPCHSEMNIQAAWQRGYTGKNVVVTILDDGIERNHPDLVQNYDHLASYDVNGNDHDPTPRYDSLNENVHGTRCAGEVAAAANNSHCIVGIAYNAHIGGIRMLDGDVTDLVEAKSLGVRPDYIDIYSASWGPKDDGKTVDGPGQLTKQAFEQGIKKGRKGLGSIFVWASGNGGRQRDHCSCDGYTSSIYTISISSTTENGNKPWYLEACSSILATTYSSGEFNERKIVTTDLRHRCTDAHTGTSVSAPIVAGVIALALEANLLLTWRDVQHLLVKTSRPVHLKADDWKVNAAGLIVSHLYGFGLVDAEAMVVEASKWRTVPPQHTCSRVPERRTRHIHAGQHLNSSITTSGCSGDPDQHVGYLEHVVVKVLIVHPRRGDLEINLISPSGTRSQLLARRSFDRSNEGFRNWEFMTVHFWGERAEGTWTLEIVDSPSKLRNPEVLGNLKEWTLILYGTSQNHSQPHGAQHSQSRMSENPATAEIFEEPELEEEDEYVGLCHTECGDQGCDGPDSDHCLNCVHFSSGSLKSGRTCVSHCPLGHYEDVPSRRCRRCFKGCEGCEGRSASSCLSCRRGFYLNTLNSSCIHICPTGYFADENQRQCLKCHDTCMQCLRYADRCTACSEGYSLAGMTCVPKCTNGTFFNVEEMTCSTCHSSCKTCTGPGTRECIQCAEGFLQQQWRCVQSCSPEYYPGEAAEVPHKMCHRCEENCLSCSGPGTMCTKCKEGYSLVRRTCVVNASCNNADEVFCEMVRSNRLCEKKLYRQFCCRTCLMNG
- the LOC134863272 gene encoding proprotein convertase subtilisin/kexin type 6-like isoform X4, with the translated sequence MTAPLTELKTRLLSLILRMNLFLLLMIVTVESSRSEVYTNHWAVRVSGGQQHADRIAAKYGYINFGQIGSLDDHYHFHHSKVVRRAAYSFKGPHSFIHMDPEVDWAQQQVVKQRVKRFAQSDPSFIHFNDPKWSNMWYIHCGEKNSPCHSEMNIQAAWQRGYTGKNVVVTILDDGIERNHPDLVQNYDHLASYDVNGNDHDPTPRYDSLNENVHGTRCAGEVAAAANNSHCIVGIAYNAHIGGIRMLDGDVTDLVEAKSLGVRPDYIDIYSASWGPKDDGKTVDGPGQLTKQAFEQGIKKGRKGLGSIFVWASGNGGRQRDHCSCDGYTSSIYTISISSTTENGNKPWYLEACSSILATTYSSGEFNERKIVTTDLRHRCTDAHTGTSVSAPIVAGVIALALEANLLLTWRDVQHLLVKTSRPVHLKADDWKVNAAGLIVSHLYGFGLVDAEAMVVEASKWRTVPPQHTCSRVPERRTRHIHAGQHLNSSITTSGCSGDPDQHVGYLEHVVVKVLIVHPRRGDLEINLISPSGTRSQLLARRSFDRSNEGFRNWEFMTVHFWGERAEGTWTLEIVDSPSKLRNPEVLGNLKEWTLILYGTSQNHSQPHGAQHSQSRMSENPATAEIFEEPELEEEDEYVGLCHTECGDQGCDGPDSDHCLNCVHFSSGSLKSGRTCVSHCPLGHYEDVPSRRCRRCFKGCEGCEGRSASSCLSCRRGFYLNTLNSSCIHICPTGYFADESPGTRECIQCAEGFLQQQWRCVQSCSPEYYPGEAAEVPHKMCHRCEENCLSCSGPGTMCTKCKEGYSLVRRTCVVNASCNNADEVFCEMVRSNRLCEKKLYRQFCCRTCLMNG
- the LOC134863272 gene encoding proprotein convertase subtilisin/kexin type 6-like isoform X3, which produces MNLFLLLMIVTVESSRSEVYTNHWAVRVSGGQQHADRIAAKYGYINFGQIGSLDDHYHFHHSKVVRRAAYSFKGPHSFIHMDPEVDWAQQQVVKQRVKRFAQSDPSFIHFNDPKWSNMWYIHCGEKNSPCHSEMNIQAAWQRGYTGKNVVVTILDDGIERNHPDLVQNYDHLASYDVNGNDHDPTPRYDSLNENVHGTRCAGEVAAAANNSHCIVGIAYNAHIGGIRMLDGDVTDLVEAKSLGVRPDYIDIYSASWGPKDDGKTVDGPGQLTKQAFEQGIKKGRKGLGSIFVWASGNGGRQRDHCSCDGYTSSIYTISISSTTENGNKPWYLEACSSILATTYSSGEFNERKIVTTDLRHRCTDAHTGTSVSAPIVAGVIALALEANLLLTWRDVQHLLVKTSRPVHLKADDWKVNAAGLIVSHLYGFGLVDAEAMVVEASKWRTVPPQHTCSRVPERRTRHIHAGQHLNSSITTSGCSGDPDQHVGYLEHVVVKVLIVHPRRGDLEINLISPSGTRSQLLARRSFDRSNEGFRNWEFMTVHFWGERAEGTWTLEIVDSPSKLRNPEVLGNLKEWTLILYGTSQNHSQPHGAQHSQSRMSENPATAEIFEEPELEEEDEYVGLCHTECGDQGCDGPDSDHCLNCVHFSSGSLKSGRTCVSHCPLGHYEDVPSRRCRRCFKGCEGCEGRSASSCLSCRRGFYLNTLNSSCIHICPTGYFADENQRQCLKCHDTCMQCLRYADRCTACSEGYSLAGMTCVPKCTNGTFFNVEEMTCSTCHSSCKTCTGPGTRECIQCAEGFLQQQWRCVQSCSPEYYPGEAAEVPHKMCHRCEENCLSCSGPGTMCTKCKEGYSLVRRTCVVNASCNNADEVFCEMVRSNRLCEKKLYRQFCCRTCLMNG